A genome region from Nitrosopumilus oxyclinae includes the following:
- a CDS encoding transcription factor: MVDKYEDPFVRIASMIGGDEYLKVARSLLKAEDATDEEIASSTGLRINMVRKVLYDLFGKSLITGIRVKDERKGWFVYRWRTRREEVEHFIENQKKKIDERLQQRLDYENASDFYHCGNEDCPRVTFESALDGMFKCPSCQNVLNLKKNDKSRKAYQKKIDEIKQDMQQTF, encoded by the coding sequence TTGGTAGATAAATACGAAGATCCTTTTGTTAGAATCGCCTCAATGATTGGAGGAGATGAATATCTCAAAGTAGCAAGATCTCTTCTAAAAGCAGAAGATGCTACTGATGAAGAAATTGCTAGTTCTACAGGTCTTAGAATCAATATGGTAAGAAAAGTATTGTATGATCTATTTGGAAAGTCTCTCATTACTGGTATTAGAGTTAAAGATGAAAGAAAAGGATGGTTTGTCTACAGATGGAGAACTAGAAGAGAAGAAGTAGAGCATTTTATTGAAAATCAAAAAAAGAAAATCGATGAAAGATTACAACAGAGATTAGATTATGAGAATGCTTCAGATTTCTATCACTGTGGAAACGAAGATTGCCCTAGAGTGACATTTGAAAGTGCTCTTGATGGAATGTTCAAATGCCCATCATGTCAAAATGTTTTGAATCTAAAAAAGAATGATAAATCAAGAAAAGCATATCAAAAGAAAATTGACGAGATCAAACAAGATATGCAACAGACATTTTGA